Proteins encoded within one genomic window of Gracilimonas sp.:
- the ribD gene encoding bifunctional diaminohydroxyphosphoribosylaminopyrimidine deaminase/5-amino-6-(5-phosphoribosylamino)uracil reductase RibD encodes MASSNTPSDSYWMQQALTLAKKGKGYVSPNPMVGCVIVSKEGEKIGEGYHKSFGKAHAEVNAVESVQNRKELKDASVYVTLEPCSHYGKTPPCAEMLGKLPIKKVIVAMPDPNPAVNGKGILHLRNKGIEVEVGVLKHEAEELNEFFIHHQTFGRPFITLKMAQTADGFLAAADGESQWITGKQSRKLVHKWRTEYDAVLVGRTTVMVDNPSLTVRHVSGRQPQRIVIDGPYELPKELNLFSDKFEEKTTIITWNKEASATDADPMLKVMQQNYFRGEVLQVSKVDGHADLRQALKLLGEKGISSILVEGGQQLSSALIRQGLVDKLELFIAPKLLGAGTRSLINIGIDKMKEIAELKEVKWTQVGNDMLLTGYF; translated from the coding sequence ATGGCTTCTTCAAATACACCCTCTGACAGCTATTGGATGCAACAGGCACTCACGCTTGCCAAGAAAGGAAAGGGATACGTATCCCCAAATCCTATGGTAGGGTGTGTTATTGTCTCTAAGGAAGGTGAAAAAATTGGAGAAGGATATCATAAAAGCTTTGGAAAAGCTCATGCTGAAGTCAATGCTGTAGAGTCTGTTCAGAATAGAAAAGAACTCAAGGATGCCTCAGTATATGTTACGCTTGAACCGTGCTCTCATTACGGAAAAACACCGCCTTGTGCAGAAATGTTGGGTAAGCTTCCAATAAAAAAAGTAATCGTTGCAATGCCTGACCCAAATCCGGCGGTAAATGGAAAAGGCATCCTTCATCTTCGAAACAAAGGTATTGAGGTGGAAGTCGGGGTTTTGAAACATGAAGCAGAGGAACTCAACGAGTTTTTTATTCATCACCAGACTTTTGGCCGTCCCTTCATCACTCTTAAAATGGCACAAACTGCTGATGGTTTTCTCGCTGCTGCTGATGGTGAATCGCAATGGATAACCGGAAAACAATCTCGAAAATTGGTCCACAAATGGCGCACTGAATATGATGCCGTATTGGTAGGCAGAACTACCGTTATGGTTGATAATCCGAGCCTCACTGTCCGGCATGTTTCCGGCCGGCAACCGCAGCGTATCGTAATTGACGGCCCTTATGAATTACCTAAAGAGTTGAACCTTTTTTCCGACAAATTCGAAGAGAAAACCACCATTATTACATGGAATAAAGAGGCCTCAGCCACTGATGCAGACCCTATGTTAAAGGTGATGCAGCAAAATTATTTTCGCGGAGAAGTACTCCAGGTTTCTAAGGTTGACGGCCATGCTGACCTTAGACAGGCGTTAAAACTATTAGGTGAAAAAGGAATTTCATCCATTTTAGTAGAAGGCGGCCAGCAATTATCCTCCGCTTTAATACGTCAGGGTTTGGTAGATAAACTTGAATTATTTATTGCTCCAAAATTGTTGGGTGCAGGAACACGGTCGTTGATAAATATTGGTATCGATAAAATGAAAGAAATTGCCGAACTTAAAGAGGTTAAATGGACCCAAGTTGGAAATGATATGTTATTAACCGGATATTTCTAA
- a CDS encoding sigma-70 family RNA polymerase sigma factor, which yields MSQLTRDEIKKQKDFDKEIIPHMDALYNFALRLTTDPNDAEDLVQDTIVKAYRFFSSYEKGTNAKAWMFRILKNSFINNYRKTSKKPSQVDYDEVSSYYESIRAERTETSDLENLMFREMMDDDLSTALKRLPEDFRTVVLLCDVEGYTYEEIANMLDVPIGTIRSRLHRGRNLLKTELLEYAKKRGYTGD from the coding sequence ATGTCTCAATTAACGAGAGATGAAATAAAAAAACAGAAGGATTTTGATAAAGAGATTATCCCTCATATGGATGCGTTGTATAACTTTGCCCTTAGGTTAACAACGGACCCCAATGATGCAGAAGATCTTGTTCAGGATACTATTGTAAAAGCATACCGGTTCTTCAGCAGCTATGAAAAGGGGACAAATGCCAAGGCATGGATGTTTAGGATTCTTAAGAATTCATTCATCAATAATTATCGAAAAACCTCAAAAAAACCATCTCAGGTAGATTACGATGAGGTTTCCTCCTATTATGAATCTATTCGGGCAGAAAGAACAGAGACTTCTGACCTGGAAAACCTGATGTTTCGGGAGATGATGGATGATGACCTGTCGACGGCTTTGAAACGTTTGCCTGAAGATTTTCGAACGGTAGTTTTATTATGTGATGTTGAAGGGTACACCTATGAAGAAATCGCTAATATGCTTGATGTACCTATTGGAACCATACGATCAAGGCTACATCGTGGACGGAATTTACTTAAAACGGAATTATTGGAATACGCTAAGAAGAGAGGCTACACCGGAGACTGA
- the aroC gene encoding chorismate synthase, translating into MIRYITAGESHGPGLTGIVEGVPAGLPLTEEDIAVHLVRRQQGYGRGGRMAFEKDFATISSGLRFGKTMGGPIAMNMPNRAFEKDDAGWPTVMNKEIEAEGIEKITLPRPGHADLVGAQKYNFDDIRPVIERSSARETAMRVACCSIARKFLKHFGIQIGGHVLRIGSVGFDSWEKVRALTDPLAEQGAEKIYQAADESDVRCLDEKLSAEMREEIKKRRKEGSSLGGIYEIVITGLPVGLGSYVHWDRKLDGMLAQAIMSTQAMKGVEIGLGFESGHKPGHEVHDEITHEKNKFSRRTNRMGGIEGGMSTGMPIIIRGVMKPIPTMLNPLRTVDMQTKEETETRYERSDVCALPRAVVVAESVVAPIIANAFLEKFGGDSIQEIEANFKTNTQ; encoded by the coding sequence ATGATCAGATATATAACAGCCGGAGAATCGCATGGGCCGGGACTCACTGGAATTGTAGAAGGCGTGCCGGCGGGGCTCCCTCTTACGGAAGAAGATATTGCCGTTCATTTAGTGCGTCGTCAACAAGGTTATGGCCGAGGTGGGCGTATGGCTTTTGAGAAAGATTTTGCAACCATCAGCTCCGGACTTCGCTTTGGTAAAACAATGGGTGGGCCTATTGCTATGAACATGCCTAATCGTGCTTTTGAAAAGGATGATGCAGGTTGGCCAACTGTGATGAATAAAGAAATTGAAGCTGAAGGGATTGAAAAAATCACACTCCCCAGGCCGGGGCATGCGGATCTTGTAGGGGCCCAAAAATATAATTTCGATGATATCCGTCCGGTGATTGAACGATCAAGTGCCCGGGAAACAGCTATGCGTGTAGCGTGCTGCAGTATAGCACGGAAGTTTCTAAAGCATTTTGGAATTCAAATTGGCGGGCATGTATTACGAATTGGGTCAGTAGGATTCGACAGTTGGGAAAAAGTAAGAGCGCTTACCGACCCCCTGGCCGAACAAGGTGCTGAGAAGATTTACCAAGCAGCGGATGAATCTGATGTTCGGTGTTTGGATGAAAAGCTTTCGGCAGAAATGAGAGAAGAAATTAAAAAGCGCAGAAAAGAAGGCTCTTCGCTCGGTGGTATTTATGAAATTGTGATTACAGGGTTGCCGGTTGGGCTGGGAAGTTATGTTCACTGGGATAGAAAATTAGACGGCATGCTGGCTCAGGCTATCATGAGTACACAAGCGATGAAGGGTGTGGAAATTGGGCTTGGATTTGAGTCGGGACACAAGCCGGGGCATGAAGTTCATGATGAAATAACTCATGAAAAAAATAAATTTAGCCGAAGAACCAACCGTATGGGAGGCATTGAAGGTGGTATGAGTACAGGAATGCCTATTATAATCCGAGGTGTTATGAAGCCGATTCCTACTATGCTGAATCCACTGCGTACTGTGGATATGCAAACAAAAGAAGAAACCGAAACCCGCTATGAACGTTCTGATGTTTGTGCTTTACCCCGTGCAGTAGTTGTTGCAGAAAGTGTTGTAGCCCCGATAATAGCGAACGCTTTCTTAGAGAAATTTGGCGGAGATTCGATTCAGGAAATTGAAGCAAATTTTAAAACTAATACACAATGA
- a CDS encoding MlaD family protein, whose protein sequence is MAKVSNELKIGLTILVATIVAFVGYNIMKDIPLFRSSTVVYTKFDQVYGLIPGNVVNVKGFKIGTVKEMDLLASDSTLVTLNIEEGYRIPKGSIAVLKSSGVLGGKFIEIEKSDSEEMVPNQGAIKGVFEQGMMDTFAEEGEKISNDISASIRGVEQLVGSLNETLNEENKENISGIVRNLESTTGSLNELIQKRQSDLDQMILDAKSTLENLNDLSAENKEQLTSLINNLEATSAELETLSRGLNETNLTLSEVLTKINDGEGTLGKMVNDSSLYNNIDSLSVNLNKLIKNINNDPGKYLKHMRLIEVF, encoded by the coding sequence TTGGCAAAAGTTTCGAACGAACTTAAAATTGGGCTTACCATATTAGTGGCTACCATCGTAGCCTTTGTAGGCTATAATATTATGAAAGACATACCGCTTTTCAGGTCTTCCACAGTGGTATATACCAAATTCGATCAAGTGTATGGGCTTATTCCCGGAAATGTGGTAAATGTAAAGGGGTTCAAAATCGGTACAGTTAAAGAAATGGACCTCCTCGCTTCCGATTCTACATTAGTGACCCTGAATATTGAAGAAGGCTACCGGATACCTAAAGGCTCCATTGCAGTTTTGAAGTCGAGTGGAGTTCTCGGAGGAAAGTTTATTGAAATTGAAAAGTCTGATTCAGAAGAAATGGTGCCAAATCAAGGAGCCATAAAAGGCGTTTTTGAGCAAGGGATGATGGATACTTTTGCTGAAGAAGGTGAAAAAATCAGTAATGATATCTCTGCATCAATTCGTGGAGTTGAACAGTTGGTCGGCAGCCTAAATGAAACCCTTAATGAGGAGAACAAAGAAAACATCTCCGGTATTGTCCGCAATTTGGAATCAACTACCGGTTCGCTCAACGAACTCATCCAAAAAAGACAAAGTGATTTAGACCAAATGATATTGGACGCAAAAAGCACTCTGGAAAATCTTAATGATCTCAGTGCAGAAAATAAAGAGCAGCTCACTTCACTCATAAATAACCTGGAAGCTACAAGTGCGGAATTAGAAACTTTAAGCCGAGGCTTAAATGAAACCAACCTCACTTTAAGTGAAGTACTAACAAAAATTAACGACGGGGAGGGAACCCTTGGAAAAATGGTAAATGACTCGTCTTTATATAATAATATCGACAGCCTTTCAGTTAATCTTAACAAGCTGATTAAGAATATTAACAATGATCCCGGCAAGTACTTAAAGCACATGCGCCTGATTGAGGTATTTTAA
- a CDS encoding riboflavin synthase, producing the protein MFTGIVQEVGKVVDIKSLNAGGQEMKIACSFADSCHEDESISINGACHTVTAFDKKTFTVQSVEETLRKTSLGALEQGSPVNLERSLSLQGGIEGHLVQGHVDIAGIVTEIEKEKTGWLLTIEYPEEFKNMIVGRGSVTIEGISMTVARDTGNSFVVAIIPYTWNHTNLKDKSVGDAVNLEFDIIGKYVVKYLAGIGRDSL; encoded by the coding sequence ATGTTTACAGGAATTGTACAAGAAGTTGGGAAAGTTGTTGATATCAAATCTTTAAATGCTGGCGGACAGGAGATGAAAATTGCCTGTTCCTTTGCAGACAGCTGCCATGAAGACGAAAGCATTTCCATTAACGGAGCTTGCCATACCGTAACTGCTTTTGATAAAAAAACTTTTACTGTACAAAGCGTTGAAGAAACCTTGCGAAAAACATCCCTTGGAGCGCTCGAACAAGGCAGCCCTGTTAATCTGGAACGCTCACTTTCTTTGCAGGGCGGTATTGAAGGTCATCTTGTTCAGGGACATGTGGATATAGCCGGCATAGTAACAGAAATAGAAAAAGAAAAGACAGGCTGGTTACTAACTATTGAATATCCTGAAGAATTTAAAAATATGATTGTGGGGCGCGGCAGTGTAACCATAGAAGGAATTAGTATGACCGTTGCCCGTGATACAGGGAACTCTTTTGTTGTGGCCATTATTCCTTACACATGGAATCATACTAACTTAAAAGACAAAAGTGTGGGCGATGCCGTAAACCTTGAATTCGATATTATCGGAAAATATGTAGTAAAGTATCTGGCCGGTATTGGGCGGGATTCACTTTAG
- a CDS encoding tetratricopeptide repeat protein — MSSRISTLAKAVKEHPEDSFYKFTLALEMLKISQPEKARVLFESIRQDDPEYVGVYYHLAKLYIELGENKKALGSYKEGIKMAENQNDQHTKSELSAALLNLEIEMAD, encoded by the coding sequence ATGAGTTCCAGGATTTCAACGTTGGCAAAGGCGGTAAAAGAACATCCGGAAGATTCTTTCTACAAGTTTACTTTGGCACTGGAAATGTTGAAAATAAGTCAACCTGAAAAAGCGAGGGTTTTATTTGAGTCTATCAGACAGGATGATCCTGAATATGTAGGCGTATATTATCATTTAGCTAAACTTTATATTGAATTGGGAGAGAACAAAAAGGCATTGGGTTCCTATAAAGAGGGGATTAAAATGGCTGAAAATCAGAACGATCAGCATACAAAGTCAGAATTATCAGCGGCTCTGTTGAACCTTGAAATTGAAATGGCAGATTAG
- a CDS encoding CPBP family intramembrane glutamic endopeptidase: MTNHVKKYFENTNTLLYSFLVSLPLFLLYELLIIISQPSGEAIVRISVDVWIKTLFAYLGVNAVSFSLLLVAIIGLFILYKERHRLKELQFTYFPVLILEATVYAIVVAIISQSMVSFILNMAASDPINSLSMAQKIALSLGAGLYEELFFRVILVTLFILAFSKLLGKKWAGITAAVVLSALLFSAVHYIGSMGDAFTLGSFLYRFLFGIILNGIYVWRGFGVAAWTHAIYDIMVIVFLS; encoded by the coding sequence ATGACTAACCACGTTAAAAAATATTTTGAGAACACAAATACCTTACTCTACAGCTTCCTGGTAAGCTTGCCGTTATTTTTGTTATATGAATTATTAATTATCATTTCCCAGCCTTCCGGAGAAGCCATTGTTCGCATAAGTGTAGATGTGTGGATCAAAACGCTTTTTGCTTATCTCGGAGTAAATGCTGTTTCATTTTCACTGCTGTTGGTAGCGATTATTGGACTTTTTATCCTATATAAAGAACGGCACCGTTTGAAAGAGCTTCAATTCACCTACTTTCCGGTATTGATTTTAGAAGCTACCGTTTATGCAATAGTAGTTGCAATAATTAGCCAGTCGATGGTGTCATTTATTCTTAATATGGCAGCTTCAGACCCTATCAATAGCTTATCGATGGCTCAAAAAATTGCATTATCGTTGGGGGCAGGTTTGTATGAGGAACTGTTTTTTAGGGTTATACTTGTAACATTGTTCATACTCGCTTTTTCCAAACTGTTGGGTAAAAAATGGGCAGGAATTACAGCAGCAGTAGTGCTTTCAGCGCTGTTATTTTCAGCCGTTCACTACATTGGTTCGATGGGCGATGCTTTTACGCTCGGGTCATTTCTTTACAGGTTTTTATTTGGTATAATACTTAATGGAATATATGTTTGGAGAGGATTTGGTGTAGCTGCATGGACCCATGCAATTTATGATATAATGGTGATCGTCTTTCTATCATAA
- a CDS encoding SurA N-terminal domain-containing protein: protein MRNSTGFILWVLIGSFGLLWVLADVNFFDAMQAGPNALGSVNGEKISNEEYQSRVQYYTNAYSQQTGNSMTAEMRANYENQAWEELVNSRLLNQKMDELGITVSDQEVLDMVFGDNPAPIIRQNFTREDGTIDREAIQQVLSSSEFSQQAVALELQLREQRRQQKLNNYISAGLQVTESEVEQEFIKNNSTANVNYIRFPYSEVTEQELEISDRELRNYYNDNKERYTREESYRFRYVTFSKLPTAADTAQIIEDVRELKTAFENAENDSLFLVRQASTTNYRSSFVNSADIREEYQAAVDLNVGEVSDVILTSNQAAILKKEAQRGNEIKFQIMSYNIQALPSTIDEANDNAADFEFFASEETGFAEEAEARDLEVKEAFATKGNNFISGLGSSQQIMNFLESADEGDISDILELNSDFVVLEVLEVTPEGYRPLDEVRSQVENMVKIERRKELIKEQVQELLQQNQTLEALAEAADKEIQNESNLRASATVLSGAGREPMIIGAIFALNEGETSDVLTGNSAAFVVEVLDKMEADIANLDQQTRRDIRQRLEQRKSQEFSSVWLEQLRKNAKIVDNRSRLLR, encoded by the coding sequence ATGAGAAATAGCACCGGATTTATCCTATGGGTGCTGATAGGTTCTTTTGGCCTTTTGTGGGTTTTGGCAGATGTTAACTTTTTTGACGCAATGCAAGCCGGGCCAAACGCTTTAGGCAGTGTAAATGGTGAAAAGATTTCGAATGAAGAATATCAAAGCCGTGTCCAATACTATACGAATGCGTACAGCCAGCAAACCGGCAACTCCATGACTGCCGAAATGAGGGCTAATTATGAGAATCAGGCTTGGGAAGAATTGGTTAATTCCAGATTACTGAACCAAAAAATGGATGAGTTAGGAATTACTGTTTCAGATCAAGAAGTGCTGGATATGGTTTTCGGTGACAATCCCGCCCCCATTATCCGACAAAATTTTACTCGTGAAGACGGAACTATTGATCGTGAAGCCATCCAACAGGTTCTTTCTTCCAGTGAGTTTTCTCAACAAGCTGTAGCCCTTGAGCTTCAATTGCGTGAGCAACGCCGCCAGCAAAAATTAAATAATTATATTTCTGCAGGCCTTCAAGTAACTGAATCAGAGGTTGAGCAAGAGTTTATCAAAAACAACAGCACAGCTAACGTAAATTACATTCGCTTTCCATACAGTGAAGTTACTGAGCAGGAACTTGAGATTTCTGATCGCGAACTGCGTAATTATTACAATGACAACAAAGAACGTTACACCAGGGAAGAAAGCTATCGCTTCAGATATGTAACTTTCAGCAAATTACCCACTGCGGCGGATACTGCTCAGATTATTGAGGATGTTAGGGAACTCAAAACAGCTTTTGAAAATGCTGAAAATGACTCGCTATTTTTGGTAAGGCAAGCCTCAACAACCAATTATCGCTCTTCATTTGTAAATAGTGCTGACATTCGAGAAGAATACCAGGCAGCAGTCGATTTAAACGTTGGTGAAGTTTCAGATGTGATACTTACATCAAATCAGGCAGCCATTTTGAAAAAAGAGGCTCAGCGTGGAAACGAGATAAAATTTCAGATTATGAGCTATAATATCCAAGCTCTTCCTTCTACCATTGATGAAGCAAATGACAATGCCGCTGACTTTGAGTTTTTCGCTTCAGAAGAAACCGGTTTTGCCGAAGAAGCTGAAGCACGGGATTTGGAAGTGAAAGAAGCCTTTGCTACCAAAGGGAATAACTTTATCTCAGGTCTTGGAAGCAGTCAACAAATTATGAACTTCCTGGAATCAGCCGACGAAGGTGATATTTCAGATATACTTGAATTAAATTCTGATTTTGTAGTTCTAGAAGTTTTGGAAGTGACTCCGGAAGGCTATCGGCCACTTGATGAAGTGCGGTCTCAAGTTGAAAACATGGTAAAAATTGAACGCCGCAAGGAATTAATTAAAGAACAGGTTCAAGAACTGCTTCAGCAAAACCAAACTCTGGAAGCTCTAGCTGAAGCAGCTGACAAAGAAATTCAAAATGAAAGCAATTTGAGAGCCAGTGCCACTGTGCTTTCCGGAGCCGGACGTGAACCGATGATTATTGGAGCAATCTTTGCCCTTAACGAAGGCGAAACTTCCGATGTTTTAACCGGTAACAGTGCTGCTTTTGTAGTCGAAGTTTTAGATAAAATGGAAGCTGATATTGCCAATCTTGATCAACAAACACGCAGAGATATCAGACAGCGCTTAGAGCAACGTAAGTCTCAAGAGTTTTCTTCTGTTTGGTTAGAACAACTTCGGAAAAATGCTAAAATTGTAGACAACCGATCTCGTTTACTTCGATAA
- a CDS encoding ABC transporter permease: MITNLPGAAGLKQFGNYALLLYQALRSSTEFSTYRKNLFQEFVKVGYESIPIIFLTGIFTGAVLTLQTAYQLDTDIYPSTIIGSIVAQSIVIELAAVISALVLSGKVGARISTELGTMRVSEQIDALESMGFNSVSFLVVPRILAGLLMFPILYTTAAVFGIIGGVSAGALDGILPAAEFMEGARAFFFESDIIFGYIKSIVFGFVITSIACYKGYYAFGGAEGVGNATTQATVLSCIFVLLADFALAAILL; this comes from the coding sequence ATGATTACCAATTTACCTGGGGCTGCCGGATTAAAACAATTTGGCAATTACGCCCTTCTATTATATCAGGCATTACGTTCGTCTACAGAATTCAGCACCTATCGCAAAAATCTGTTTCAGGAATTTGTAAAGGTCGGCTATGAATCTATCCCTATTATCTTTCTGACAGGTATTTTTACCGGGGCTGTTTTGACGTTACAAACTGCCTATCAATTAGATACTGATATATATCCAAGTACAATAATTGGCTCTATTGTTGCCCAATCTATTGTTATCGAGCTCGCCGCGGTAATCAGTGCCCTTGTCTTATCCGGAAAAGTTGGGGCACGAATTTCAACAGAGCTTGGCACCATGCGTGTAAGTGAACAAATTGATGCACTTGAATCTATGGGGTTTAATTCTGTTTCTTTCCTGGTGGTTCCGCGAATATTAGCCGGTCTGTTAATGTTTCCAATTTTGTATACCACTGCTGCGGTTTTTGGAATTATAGGGGGAGTTTCTGCAGGGGCTTTAGATGGCATTCTACCTGCAGCTGAATTTATGGAAGGGGCACGCGCTTTCTTTTTTGAATCAGATATTATTTTCGGTTATATAAAATCTATCGTATTCGGATTTGTAATCACTTCCATAGCCTGTTACAAAGGTTATTATGCTTTTGGGGGCGCCGAAGGAGTGGGGAACGCTACTACACAAGCAACAGTATTAAGTTGTATCTTTGTACTTTTAGCTGATTTTGCACTAGCCGCTATATTGCTATAA
- a CDS encoding LysM peptidoglycan-binding domain-containing protein — translation MNKIFSFLKKLAPVAIIMFFLLSTNIMGQEKATYLVKQGDTLYGISKKLDVTIAELKQWNNISGNEIELGQELIYYLRDESVRNEELPEEPSNPLVTNSSGNQNVIYVVKSGDTLFRIARTHNMSLEELKSLNNLTDNNIRIGQELAVKKLNEAPPSVARFSEESSPQGVFSVYEVKRGDSFAELLTRFKMTEDEFKKLNPELNSGRLPTGQDVTVLLPPSRNYENPYLQKANLQDLGEVRVNRYDDSEFGETTTNGELYDPEALTAAHSNIALGSIIFVENVQTGNGVYVRINDRITGAGLKLSHRAFSTLRLNQATQPAVTIYTEVND, via the coding sequence ATGAATAAAATATTCAGTTTTTTAAAAAAATTAGCTCCGGTTGCGATTATAATGTTTTTTTTGCTGAGCACAAATATAATGGGTCAGGAAAAAGCCACATATTTGGTGAAGCAAGGGGATACCTTATATGGAATTTCAAAAAAACTGGATGTAACAATTGCTGAACTTAAACAATGGAATAACATTTCCGGTAATGAAATAGAATTAGGGCAAGAGTTGATCTATTATCTTCGTGATGAAAGCGTTCGAAATGAAGAGTTGCCTGAAGAACCATCCAATCCTTTAGTAACTAATTCGTCCGGCAATCAAAATGTAATTTATGTTGTAAAAAGCGGGGATACCTTATTTAGGATAGCCCGGACGCATAACATGAGCCTTGAAGAACTAAAAAGCCTGAACAACCTGACGGATAATAATATTCGCATCGGGCAAGAGCTCGCCGTGAAGAAATTAAATGAAGCCCCTCCTTCAGTTGCGCGATTTTCCGAAGAATCTTCACCACAAGGTGTTTTTTCAGTTTATGAGGTGAAAAGGGGAGATTCATTTGCAGAACTTCTTACCCGTTTTAAAATGACTGAAGATGAATTTAAAAAACTCAATCCGGAATTAAACTCTGGCAGGCTACCGACAGGCCAGGATGTGACGGTTCTCTTGCCTCCATCGCGAAACTATGAGAATCCCTATTTGCAAAAGGCAAACTTACAAGACTTAGGTGAAGTTCGGGTTAACCGTTATGATGATTCTGAATTTGGCGAGACGACCACAAATGGCGAGTTATATGATCCTGAAGCACTGACTGCCGCGCATTCTAATATTGCCTTGGGGAGCATTATCTTTGTGGAAAACGTGCAAACCGGAAATGGTGTGTATGTTAGAATAAATGATCGAATTACCGGGGCAGGATTGAAACTTTCGCATAGAGCATTTAGTACACTTCGACTCAATCAGGCTACTCAGCCGGCGGTAACTATTTACACAGAAGTGAATGACTAA
- a CDS encoding ABC transporter ATP-binding protein: MIEIKNLTKSFGELLVWKDVSFDIHDGETTAVIGKSGCGKSVLLKHLNALLYPDEGEVLIDGKCVFELSYSELRKVRQRFGILFQGGALFDSISTFENVAFPLRYFTEQGEEEITHNVNEALEMVNLKEAGDKSTSELSGGMRKRVGLARAIILKPDYLLYDEPTSGLDPKTSEEINELIMTMADNLDITSIVITHDMHSVLAISDKVAFLDDQKLSWVGKTDDMKHSDNQNLLEFITASEYQINS; the protein is encoded by the coding sequence ATGATTGAGATTAAAAACCTGACAAAAAGTTTTGGCGAGTTGCTTGTTTGGAAAGATGTTTCTTTTGATATCCACGATGGAGAAACTACAGCTGTAATCGGTAAATCCGGTTGCGGGAAATCAGTATTGCTAAAACACCTGAATGCTTTATTATACCCTGATGAAGGGGAAGTATTGATTGACGGAAAGTGTGTATTTGAGCTTAGTTATTCTGAACTCAGAAAGGTTCGACAACGTTTTGGCATCTTGTTTCAAGGCGGGGCCCTCTTCGATTCCATCAGCACTTTTGAAAATGTGGCCTTTCCCTTACGATATTTTACTGAGCAAGGGGAGGAGGAGATTACCCATAATGTAAATGAAGCGTTAGAAATGGTAAATCTTAAAGAAGCTGGAGACAAATCAACTTCAGAACTTTCCGGTGGGATGAGAAAACGAGTCGGATTAGCACGCGCCATTATTTTGAAACCAGACTATCTTTTGTATGATGAACCTACATCCGGGCTCGATCCCAAAACTTCCGAAGAGATAAATGAACTGATTATGACTATGGCCGATAACCTCGATATTACTTCCATTGTAATCACTCACGACATGCACAGCGTTTTAGCGATATCTGATAAGGTGGCTTTTTTGGATGACCAAAAACTCAGCTGGGTTGGGAAAACCGATGACATGAAGCATAGTGACAACCAGAATCTGCTCGAATTCATCACAGCAAGTGAATATCAAATAAATTCTTAA